The genomic window AGGCCGTCGTGATGTGCGTCACCGCCGCGTACCAGCGGGGCACGGCGAGCACGCGCGGGCCGGGCTCGGCGTACACGCGCACGACGAGGACGGTCGCCAGCGCGACCAGCAGCACCGAGGCGAAATAGTGCAGACCCACCACGTAGGGATTGAGGTTCGTGAGCACCGTGATGCCGCCGATGACCGCCTGCAGCGGCACGTAGAGGCCGATCAGCAGCGAGAGCCAGAAGAGGTCGCGGCGCTCCCGGCGCATCCGCACGACGAACAGGAACATGATGATCGCGACCGCGACCAGCACGAAGGTCAGCAGGCGGTTGCCGAACTCGATGAAGCCGTGCACCCCCGACACCTCGGGGACGGGGACGAACGAGTCCTCGGTGCAGCGGGGCCAGGTCTCGCAGCCGAGTCCCGAGCCGGTCAGGCGGACGAGCCCGCCGGTGCCGACGATGCCGATCTGCACCACGAGCGTGGCCCACGCGGCGGCGATCACGCGCCGGTCGACCCGATCCGGCAGCCAGCGCCAGATGCGCTGCCCGATTCCGGGGGCGGTCGTCGTGGACTGATGCGCGGACATGCGGGTGGTCGCCTCCTGGCAGAGGCTCCGAATGCCGTGCGAGACGCACGGGGCGCGTCCGCGCCGGGGTGGAACCTGTAGAATCGAGGGGTCGGTGGCGGTGCAGTTCAAGGCACCGCGCACCACTGACAGTCTAGGCGCGATGATCGGCGCCGCTTGAGAGGGCCCGAGAAGCGGCATCCCCCCTCCGGTATCTCCACCGGAGAACACGGATGCCGGGGCGGATCACACCGCTAGGACCCGGAGGAGAACGTGACGATGTCTGATGTGCTGATCGACCGCCCGGAGCTGGACAGCCTGGGTGTCTACGAGTTCGGGTGGCATGACGCCGACGCCGCGGGCGCCGTGGCGAAACGCGGCATCGACGAGGGCGTGGTGCGCGGCATCTCGGCGCTCAAGAACGAGCCCGAATGGATGCTGAAGACCCGTCTGAAGGGCTACCAGCTGTTCGGCCGCAAGCCGATGCCGACGTGGGGTGCCGACCTCAGCGACATCGACTTCGACAACATCAAGTACTTCGTGCGCTCCACTGAGAAGCAGGCGCAGTCGTGGGAGGACCTCCCCGAGGACATCCGCAACACGTACGAGAAGCTCGGCATCCCGGAGGCCGAGCGTCAGCGCCTGGTGGCCGGCGTCGCCGCCCAGTACGAGTCCGAGGTCGTGTACCACCAGATCCGCGAGGACCTCGAGGCGCAGGGCGTCATCTTCATGGACACCGACACCGCGCTGCGCGAGCACCCCGAGTTCTTCGAGGAGTACTTCGGCACCGTCATCCCGGCCGGCGACAACAAGTTCGCCGCGCTCAACACCGCGGTGTGGTCGGGCGGCTCGTTCGTCTACGTCCCGCCGGGCGTGCACGTCGAGATCCCGCTGCAGGCGTACTTCCGCATCAACACCGAGAACATGGGCCAGTTCGAGCGGACGCTCATCATCGCCGACGAGGGCTCGTACGTGCACTACATCGAGGGCTGCACCGCCCCGATCTACAAGAGCGACTCCCTGCACTCGGCCGTCGTCGAGATCATCGTGAAGAAGAACGCGCGCGTTCGGTACACGACGATCCAGAACTGGTCGAACAACGTCTACAACCTCGTCACCAAGCGCGCCATCGCCCACGAGGGCGCGACCATGGAGTGGATCGACGGAAACATCGGGTCCAAGGTCACGATGAAGTACCCGTCGATCTTCCTGGTCGGCGAGCACGCCAAGGGCGAGACCCTCTCCGTCGCCTTCGCCGGCCCGGGACAGCACCAGGACGCCGGCGCGAAGATGATCCACATGGCGCCCTACACGCAGTCGTCGATCGTCTCGAAGTCGATCGCCCGCGGGGGCGGCCGTGCGGGCTACCGCGGCGAGGTCCGCGTGGACGCCAACGCGCACCACTCGGCCAACACCGTCCGCTGCGACGCGCTGCTGGTCGACACCATCTCGCGCTCCGACACGTACCCCGCGATCGACATCCGGGTGGACGACGTGCAGCTCGGCCACGAGGCCACGGTCTCGAAGGTGAGCGAGGAGCAGCTCTTCTATCTGATGAGCCGCGGCATGCCCGAGGACGAAGCCATGGCCATGATCGTGCGCGGCTTCATCGAGCCGATCGCGCGTGAGCTGCCCATGGAGTACGCGCTCGAACTCAACAAGCTCATCGAGATGGGCATGGAAGGATCCGTCGGCTAGATGAGCCCCACCACTGAGGCCCCCACCATTCCCGGCGCGAAGGGCCACACCGACGGTGCCGGCGCGTTCGTGCCGGTTCAGACCCGCTCCGAGCGTCCCTGGTCGTTCGACCCCGCGGACTTCGAGGTGCCCACCGGCCGCGAGGTCAACTGGAAGCACACGCCGATCGCCAAGGTCCAGCCGCTGTTCGCGGACGAGGCCGGTCCCCACGGCATCATCCAGGTCGAGGTCGACGCCCCGGCCGGTCTGGTGCAGGAGCGTCTGACGATCGGCACCGCGCCCCGCGGCGAGGTGTTCCGCCCCGAGGATCTGCCGAGCGCGATCGCCTGGAAGCAGGAGACCGAGGCGCCGCTGCTGCGCATCCCGGCCGGCGCCGAGTACACCGAGCCGATCGTGGTGTCGCTGACCGGCACCGGCGGCCTGGCGCACGCGCACGTCGTCGTAGAGGCGCAGGCGAACTCGCACGCCACGGTGGTCTTCCGTCACAGCGGCACCGCCCACCATGCGCAGAACGTCGAGATCATCGTGCGCGAGGGCGCACACCTCGAGCTCGTGACCGTGCAGCGGTGGGACGACGACGCCGTGCACGTCGCCTCGCACCAGGCGCGCGTCGAGCGCGACGCGACCCTCCGTCACGTCGTCGTCAGCTTCGGCGGCGGCGTCGTGCGCGTCAACCCGACCGTCGAGCTCGCCGGCGCCGGCTCGCGCGCCGAGCTCTACGGCCTCAGCTACTCCGACTCGGGGCAGCACCTCGAGAGCCAGGTGTACCTGCACCACAAGGGCGCCGAGACCTCCGGCGACGTGCTCTACAAGAGCGCGCTGCAGGGCGCGGCGGCGCGCACCGTGTGGATCGGCGACGTCCTCATCGGATCGGATGCCGTGGGCACCGACTCGTACGAGGCCAACCGCAACCTCGTCCTGACCGAAGGCGCGCGCGCCGAGTCGATCCCGAACCTCGAGATCGAGACCGGCGACATCCGCGGCGCAGGCCACGCGAGCGCCACCGGGCGCTTCGACGACGAGCAGCTGTTCTACCTGCAGGCGCGCGGCATCGCCGAGGACGAGGCGCGACGGCTCGTCGTGCTCGGCTTCCTCGCCGAGATCGTGCAGAAGATCGGTGTCGCAGACCTCGAGGCGGAGCTGTTCGCCGCGATCGAGGAAGAACTCGCCAAGGAGGCCGGCCGATGACCGCGCAGCGCGTGTGCGCCCTCAGCGACCTCGTCCAGGACGAGGCCCGCCGGGTCGAGGTGGACGGCGTCGCGATCGCCCTCGTGCTGGACTCCAGCGGCGAGGTGCACGCGATCGGCGACGTCTGCACCCACGGCGACATCTCGCTCTCCGAAGGCTTCGTCGACGGCGAGTCGCTCGAATGCTGGGCTCACGGCTCGGCGTTCTCGCTGCGCACCGGCAAGCCCCTCAATCTCCCCGCGTACGAGCCGGTCCCGGTGTTCGCGGTCACCGTCGACGGCGATGACGTGCTCGTCGACGCGACCGTCACGCTCGAAGTGAACTGAAGAAGGTACTGAAGAATGTCTGTTCTCGAGATCCGCGACCTCCATGTGACGGTCGAGACGGATGCCGGCACCACGCCGATCCTCAACGGTCTGTCGCTCACGATCCGCACGGGTGAGACCCACGCCATCATGGGCCCCAACGGCTCGGGCAAGTCGACGCTCGCCTACACGATCGCCGGTCACCCCAAGTACACCGTCACGAGCGGCACGATCACGCTCGACGGCGAGGACGTCCTGGCGATGTCCGTGGACGAGCGTGCGCGTGCCGGTCTGTTCCTGGCGATGCAGTACCCGGTCGAGATCCCGGGCGTCACCGTCACGAACTTCCTCCGCACCGCGAAGACCGCGATCGACGGCGAGGCGCCCTCGATCCGCACGTGGACGAAGGACGTCAAGGCGTCCATGAAGAACCTGCGCATGGACCCGAAGTTCGCGCAGCGCAACGTCAACGAGGGGTTCTCGGGCGGCGAGAAGAAGCGCCACGAGATCCTCCAGCTCGAGCTGCTGCGTCCGCAGATCGCGGTGCTCGACGAGACCGATTCGGGTCTCGACGTCGACGCTCTGAAGGTCGTGTCGGAGGGCGTGAACCGCGCCAAGGCCGACAACGACCTCGGCGTGCTGCTCATCACGCACTACACCCGCATCCTGCGCTACATCCACCCCGACTTCGTGCACGTCATGGTGCAGGGTCGCATCGTCGAGGAGGGCGGCCCCGAGCTGGCCGACCGCCTCGAGGACGAGGGATACGATCGCTTCCTGCCTGCGGGCGAAGAAGAGCCGGCCGGGGCCCCCGTCGCCGGCGAAGCGTAGGATCGACCTATGACGGCGACCCTCACTTCCGAGAAGTACGACGAGGTGACCGAGGCTCTCAAGGACGTCATGGATCCGGAGCTCGGGATCAACGTCGTCGACCTCGGCCTCATCTACGACCTCGCCTGGGACGACGAGAACGACGCGCTGGTCATCCACATGACCCTCACGTCGGCCGGCTGCCCGCTCACCGACGTGCTCGAGGAGCAGACCGCACAGGCCCTGGACGACGTCGTCGAGCGGTTCCGCATCAACTGGGTGTGGATGCCGCCGTGGGGCCCGGAGCGCATCACCGATGACGGGCGCGACATGATGCGCGCGCTCGGCTTCGCGATCTGACGCACCGCCACACCTATTCCTCGAGGTAGCGCCGCCCGGTCAGCGCCATGGACGCGTTCCACAGCGCGACGGCTGCACGCCCGTCGGTGGCCACCGGCGCGAACGGCACGCCCTCGACGTCGGGCCGGGTCCTCGAGCCGACCGGGCCCCAGAACAGGTCCGGCGTCACGTCCGCGGCGGTGGCGGCGGCGAGGATGCCCGCATCGGCAGGCTCCGGCTCACGGCCGATGGCACGGGCCAGCAGCGCGGTGACGGCGCGGGTCGTCGCTGACGGGTACGTCCCGTGCAGCGGTGTCCTCGCCATGCCGGGGTGGGCGGCGAAGCTGCGGATGCTGCTCTCCGCCCGGCGGAGCCGGCGCTCGAGCTCCGCCGCGAACATCGTGTTCGCGAGCTTCGCGCGCAGGTATCCGCGCCCGGGGGAGTACCCGGCGGCGTCTCCCAGCCGATCGAGGTCGAGGCTGCCTCTCGTGTACAGCGCCGAGGAGACCGTCACGACGCGCGCGTCCGCGCCCGCTTCGAGCTGATCGAGCAGCTGACCGGCGAGGGCGAAGTGACCGAGGTGGTTGGTGGCGAACTGGCTCTCGACACCTTCCCGGCTGGTGCGGAACGGGACGCTGCTGCTCGCGGCGTTCAGCACGAGCAGATCCACCGGTGCGGCGCCGGCGACGCGTCCGAATCGATCCACGGAATCGAGGTCGAACAGATCCAGGCGCGCGACCGTCACCCGGTCAGCCGAGAGCCCGAGGTCGTCGAGGAGGCGCCGACGCACCTCAGTGGCGCGCTCGACATCGCGCGCTCCGACGACCACCGAGGCACCCCAGGCGGCGAAGGCGCGCGTCGTGACGAGGCCGAGGCCGCTCGTGCCGCCGGTGACCACGGCGCGACGACCGCTGAGATCCGGCTGGCTGAGCGGGGTGGTGAGGCGGGTGCGCGAGGGCGATGCGGGGCGTGATGTCGTCGTCATGTCGGCAGGCTAGAGTCTGACATCAGTGTCAGGGTCAAGCCGGGCATCAGGACACGAGGAGGGGCCGTGCAGATCGGAGAGCTGAGCAGTCGCACCGGGGCGAGCGTCCGGTCGCTGCGCTACTACGAACAGCAGGGGCTGCTGACGTCGGACCGATTGCCCAACGGCTACCGCGTGTACCCCGACAACTCGGTCGCGATGGTGGAGACCATCCGTTCCCTCCTGGACATCGGCCTTCCCACCGCGTTGATCGCGGGTGTGCTGCCCTGCACCGTGGGAGAACGATCGGAAGCGGCATGCCCGGCACTGCTCGAGCAGATCGAGGCGCTGCGCGCCGATGTCCGCGCGCGCGCCGAGCGGCTCACGACGATCGAGAAGTCGCTCACCTCGTATCTCCTCGCCAACGCCTGACGACGGGCCTTGCCCATACCGGGGCCGGCGGCGCCGTCGTTTCGCACGGTGACACGCGGCGGCGCCATGTCATCGCGGCTCGATAGGGTCGAATGGTGAGCGCCACCCCCCTGCACGCACTGCCCCTCGACGAGCTGCGCCAGCGCACCAGCACGAAATGGCGGAAGTACGGGGAGGACGTGCTGCCGTTCTTCGTGGCCGAGACCGACTACGCGCTGGCTCCCGAGATCACGCGCGTGCTGACGCGCGCGGTGCAGCTCGGCGACACCGGCTACACCCCGCCCGACCCCGGCGTCCGTGAGGCCTTCGCAGGATTCGCCGAGCGTCGCTGGGGGTGGAACGTCGATCCGTCCGACGTGTTCTGGACGGGTGACGTCATGATGGGCGTCGTCGAGATCCTCCGCAAGGTCATCGAGCCCGGTGACCGCGTCGTGGTCATGCCGCCGGTGTACCCACCGTTCTACGACACCGTGGAAGAAGCCGGTGGCGTCGTCGAGCGTGTGCCACTCGCGGCGAGCGACGCCGGCTGGAAGATCGACCTCCCCGGTGTCGAGGCGGCCCTCGCGGGGGGCGCGCGCGCCGTGCTGCTGTGCAACCCGCACAACCCGACGGGCACCGTGCACACGCCCGAGAGCCTGGCGGCGCTCGCGGATATCGCCGAGGGGTTCGGCGCGACGGTGATCAGCGACGAGATCCACGGACCGCTGACCCATGCACCGACGGTCTTCACGCCGTTCCTCACCGCGTCGGAGGCGGCGCGGCGGGTCGGCTACGCGGTGACCAGCGCCAGCAAGACGTTCAATCTCGCCGGCCTGAAATGCGCGGTGATGGTCGCCGGCGGTGACCCGCAGCGCTCGGCGCTGCGCTCCCTGCCCTGGGAGGTCGAGTGGCGCACCGGCCTGTTCGGCGCGCTCTCGAACGTCGCGGCCTTCTCACCCGAGAGCGACGAGTGGCTGGAGAGCCTGCTGGCCGCCCTTGCCCACAATCGCGTGCTCCTGGCCGAGCTCCTCGCCGAGCACCTGCCGCACGCGCGCTACCTGCCGCCCGACGCCGGCTTCCTCGCGTGGGTCGACCTGTCGGCGTACGGCTGGGGCGACAACCCGGCGGTGAAGGTGCTGCGCGACGCGAAGGTGGCACTGCATCACGGGCCTCTCTTCGGCACCGAGGGCACGGGGCACGTCCGCATCAACTTCGGCTGCGCGCCCGAGCTGCTCCGCGAGGCGGTGGAGCGCATCGGCGCCCTGGCGCGATCGTGACCACCGCGTCCGAGCCCGCAACGGGCATCTGGCAGGGCCGGTTCGTCTGGGTGACGGTCGGCGCCGTCGCCTTGATCTTCCTCGCGGCCATCCAGTCCCTCGCCGTGACCACGGTGATGCCGGTGGTGAGCGCCGATCTGGACGGCGAGCGCCTCTACGCGGTGGCCTTCGCGGGAACGCTCGCCACGAGCGTCATCGGCATGGTCGCCGTCGGCGCGTGGTGCGATCGCGGCGGTGTGCTCGCACCGCTGAGCACCGCGGTGGTGCTGTTCGTCGCCGGGCTGCTCATCTCGGGCCTCGCCCTCTCGATGCCGACGCTCGTCGTGGGACGCCTCGTGCAGGGCCTCGGCACCGGAGGGCAGACGGTGGCGCTGTACGTGGTGGTCGCCCGCGTGTATCCGAGCGCCCTGCACGGCCGCGTCTTCGCCGCCTTCTCGGCGGCCTGGGTCGTGCCCTCGCTCATCGGCCCGTTCCTGGCGGGTGCCGTCACGGAGTTCCTGCACTGGAGGTGGGTGTTCCTGGGGGTGGCCGCACTGACCGTCGTCGCATTCGCGATGGTGGTGGCGCGCCTTCACGGTCTCCCGCTCCATACCGATGAGCCCGCCACTTCACGCGTCGCGCCGCGGCTGGCGTGTGCGATGGCGGTCGCCATCGGAGCCCTGGGCCTTAGCCTCGCGGGCGAACTGGGGGCGTGGGCGTGGGCGGCGGTGGCGGCATCCGTCGGCGTCATCGCGCTGGCGTCGCGGCCCCTGCTGCCCCGCGGCACCCTTGTCGCCGGACGCGGCCTGCCGAGCGTCGTGCTGATGCGCGGGCTGATCGCGGGCGCGCTGTTCGGCGCCGAGATCTACGTGCCCTACCTGCTGATCGACGAGTATGGTTTCTCGCCGACGTGGGCGGGACTCGGCCTCACCGCCGCCGCGTTGGCATGGGCCGCCGCCGCGGACGTGCAGGGCAGGTTCGGCGACCGCATCGGCAACACCCGCATCACGCTGATCGGCATCGCGCTGCTCGTGGCCTCGCTGGCGGTGGCGGCGGCGACGGCGCTGCTCGGTCTGCACCCGGCCGTGCTGATCGCGGGATGGGGTCTCGCCGGAGGCGGCATGGGTCTCATGTACCCACGGCTGACCGTGCTGACGCTCGCGTACTCCACCCCGAAGAACCAGGGCTTCAACTCGTCGGCGCTGTCGATCTCGGACGCCGTGGGCTCGGCATCCTCGATCGCGGTGATGGGACTCGTCTTCACTGCGCTGGCGGGGACGGATGCCGGATTCCCGGCCGTCTTCGCCATCGCCGTGGTGCTCGCCCTCGCGGCCCTCGTGCCGGGGCTCCGCCTCGGCCACGCCCACGAGGTCTCACCGGCGCGGTAACGCATGCTCGGTGCTGAGGGGTTTCGACTCGCTTCGCTCGCTCAACCTTGAGTCGAGCTGCATCAACGCTCGCTGGCGCTCGCATTGATCCAGCTCGACTCAATTCTCGGCGCGGCCGAGGCGCCAGTAGCCCATGAAGGCCACGGCGCGACGGTCCACGCCGCGCTCTGACACGAGGTGGCGACGAAGTGCCTTGATCGCCCCCGCCTCGCCGGCCAGCCACGCGTAGAGCCGCGCGCTCTTCAGCGCGGCTCCGCCCTTGGCCGTACGCGGCACCTCCCAGAGGATGTCGGTGTCGACGTCGACCTCTTCGACCTCCGAGCCCGTGCCGGCGGGTGCCAGCCGGGCTGCGGCGTCCGTCACCGACTCGACCAGGTGGGCGTGACGATCGCCGTCCCCCCGCGCCCCGATCCGGTATTCGAAGCCCGGGTGCTGCGGCAGATACGCGGCGTCGTCGGCGTGCGGAAGCTCGACGGCGACCACCCCGCGGGCGTCCGCCGGCAGCTGCTCGAGGATCGCGGCGATGGCCGGTGCGGCCGTCTCGTCGCCGGCGAGCAGGATGGCGTCGACGCGCGCCGGCGGCACGAAGTCGATGCCGAAGCTCACGCCGCTGTGCGCGGCCGTCGGCGCGAAGATCAGCACCTCGTCGTCGACACGGGCGCGGGCGATCCAGTCGGATGCCGGTCCGATCACGTCGTGCGAGACCATGTCGACATCGACCTCGTTGAGGTGGTTGCGCACGTAGCGGGTCGTGTAGGTGCGGAACGGCAGGCGCCGCTCGTGGGGGAGGTCGCGCCACTGCGCGTACCAGTCGTCGCCCGTCGGCATCGCGTCGAGGCCCAGAGTGCGCGTCGGGAAGACGATCTTCACGCGCTGATCGAGTCCGGGGTCGCCGTAGTCGCCGAGGTCGTCGCCGCCGAAGGTGAAGCGGCGGAAGCTCGGCGTCACATCGGCGATCGCCGTCACGCGGGCGCGGAAGAAGCGGTAGGGCACATCGGCGTCAGACAATGGGGACTCCTGTCAGGAAGAGGCGGGGACGCCGAAGGACGCCGTAGCGGGCTGTGCGGCGGAGACGTGATGGCGACCACGGGGAAGGACGATCGGCGAGCCGGACACCGGATCGGGCACGACGAGGGCGTCGAGGTCGAACACCTCGCGAATGAGCTCGCTCGTCATGACGTCGCCGGGTGCGCCGTTCGCGATGATCCGTCCGGCGCGCAGCGCGAAGAGGTGGTCGGAGTAGCGCGCGGCGAGGTTCATGTCGTGCAGCACCATCACGATCGTCGTGCCGCGTTCGCGGTTGAGGTCGGTGAGCAGGTCGAGCACCTCCACCTGGTGCGCGACGTCGAGGAAGGTGGTCGGCTCGTCGAGCAGGAGGATGTCGGTCTCCTGCGCGAGCGCCATCGCGATCCAGGCGCGCTGACGCTGGCCGCCCGACAGCTCGTCGACCGAGCGGTCGGCGAGATCCTCGATGCCGGTGGCGGCGAGCGCCCCTGCGACCACCTCGTAGTCGTGGGCGCTCCATCGTGCGAGCAGCTTCTGATGGGGATGGCGTCCGCGCCCGACCAGATCGGCGACGGCGATGCCCTCGGGCGCGAGGGGGCTCTGCGGCAGCAGGCCGAGCGTCCGCGCGATCTCCTTCGTCGGGCGGCCGTGCAGCGCCTTGCCATCGAGGACGACCTGACCCGCGCGCGGCGAGATGAGACGCGCGAGCGCGCGCAGCAGCGTGGACTTGCCGCAACCGTTCGCTCCGACGATAGCGGTGATGCTCCCGGGCGGGATCGCCAGGTCGAGGTCCTCCACGATGGTGCGGTCGCCGTAGGACAGCGTCAGGGCTTCGGCCGACAGGCTGTGTGATGCGGTCATAGCGAGCCTCCCGCTCGATTCGTCTTGATGAGGAGGTAGATGAGGAAGGGTGCGCCGAGCACGCCGGTGATCACCCCGACGGGGTAGCGGCTGTCGAACGCGAACTGGCCGACGAGATCGGCGAGCTGCACCAGCAGCGCCCCGACCAGGGCGGACGGCAACAGCAGCGACCCGCCCGGCCCGACGATGCGCGCCGCGATCGGGCCCGCCATGAAGGCGACGAAGGCGATCGGCCCGGTGGCGGCGGTCGCGAAGGCCAGCAGCGCGACGGCCGCGACGATCGTGATCACCCGGGTGCTCTGCAGGCGTACTCCGAGGCTGGCGGCCGCGTCGTCGCCGAGGCGCATGACGTTCAGGTCGCGTCCCCTCGACAGCAGCGCCGGCACGAGGAAGAGGCTGGCCAGCGCGAGCGGCAGCACCGCCGACCACGTGGCGCCGTTGAGGCTGCCGGTGAGCCATCGCATGGCGGCCTGCAGGTCGTAGGAGGCGGCCTTCGAGAGGACGTACGTCACGACGGCATCGAGCATGGCGGCCACGCCGATGCCGATGAGGATCAGACGCGTTCCTGCGAAGCCGCCCTTGTTGGAGAGCAGGTAGATCGCCAGGGCCGTGAGCAGACCGCCTGCGACCGCGAGGATCGAGACGGCGGTGTCGTTCAGCGACAGGATGACGATGCCGAACACCGCAGCCGCGCTCGCGCCGGCGGTGATGCCGATGATGTCGGGCGACGCGAGCGGGTTGCGCAGCATCGTCTGGAAGGTGACGCCGGCGATGCCGAAGGCGGCTCCCTCGAGGATCGCCAGCACCGCCCGCGGCAGGCGCAGCTCGCCGACCGTGAACGAGGCGCCGGGCACGGTCTCACCGAGGATGACGCGCACGACGTCGTCGAGGCCGTAGAAGGTCTTGCCGATCATCAGCGAGGCCGCGAAGACGAGCACCACGCCCACGGCGAGCGCGACGGTCACCGCGGTGCGCCGGCGCGCACGACGGCGGCGGCCGGTGATCACGGCCTGCGTCGCCGCAGGGGAGAGGGCGTGCGTGCCCGCGGGCCTGGTGCTCGCTGTCTGAGCGCTCACAGCTCCCTCACCTTCTGGCGACGCACGATCCAGATGAAGAACGGGGCGCCGATCAGTGCCGTCAGGATGCCGACCTCGATCTCGTCGGGCCGGGCGATGACGCGGCCCACGACGTCGGCGGCGACCAGCAGTGCGGCTCCCGCCACGGCAGAGAAGGGCAGCAGCCAGCGATGGTCTGTGCCGACGAGCAGGCGGCAGAGGTGCGGGATGATGAGCCCGACGAACGCGATGGGGCCGGCGATGGCGGTCGCGGCGCCGCAGAGGATGACGGCGCCGGCCGCCGCGATCAGGCGCGTGCGCATCACGTGCTCGCCGAGACCCGTCGCCACGTCGTCGCCGAGCGCGAGCGAGTTCATGCCGCGGCCGCAGGCGATCGTGACGACGGCGCCGATCAAAAGCACCGGGAGGATGGTGGCGATGCGATCCCAGGTGGCGCCGCCGACGCCGCCGATCTGCCAGAACCGGAAGGTCTCGAGCAGATCGACGCGGGGGAGCAGCACGGCGCTCACGAGCGACATGAACGCGGCCGACGTCGCCGCGCCGGCCAGGGCCAGCTTCAGCGGCGTCGCGCCGCCGCGGCCCAGGGAGCCGACCGTGTACACGAAAACCGCGGCGCCGCCCGCGCCGATGATGGATGCGGCGATGAACGCGTACGGGTCGGACATGCCGAAGAAGGCGATGCCGATCACCACGGCCAGCGCCGCCCCGCCCGAGATGCCCAGGATGCCGGGATCGGCGAGAGGGTTGCGGGTGACGGCCTGCATGGCGGCGCCCGACATCGCGAGTGCCGCGCCCACGGCGATGGCGAGCACGGTCCGCGGCAGTCGGGCCACCACCGCGGCCTGGGCGACACCGCTCGTGTCGCCGGCGAGACCGGCGACGATGTCGCCCAGTCCGACATCGCGGACGCCGAATGCCACCGAGGCGACGCACAGCGCCGCGAGCACCACCAGGCACACCGCGAGCCACGCCAGCCGCACCGCCGCCGGACGCCGCAGGGTTGCGGCATCCGGCGCCGGAGCGGAGGTCTCGATGACGGCCACCGATCAGACTCCGGGGCGGATCAGTCGAGCGCGCCGGCGAGCAGCGCGAAGTACTCGTCGATGCCCCAGCCGATCGAGAGCGGCGACGGGTTGGCCGAGGCGGCCAGCGGCGTCGACTCCTCGAGGATCGCGATGCGGCCCGCGGCGATGGCGGGGATCTGCGAGAGCAGCGGGTCGGCCTGGAGCTGCGGGATGATCGATCCGCTGGCGTCGCCGTAGGTGACGAAGACGTCGACGTCGGCGAAGCGGTCGGCC from Microbacterium sp. ProA8 includes these protein-coding regions:
- a CDS encoding aminotransferase class I/II-fold pyridoxal phosphate-dependent enzyme, whose translation is MSATPLHALPLDELRQRTSTKWRKYGEDVLPFFVAETDYALAPEITRVLTRAVQLGDTGYTPPDPGVREAFAGFAERRWGWNVDPSDVFWTGDVMMGVVEILRKVIEPGDRVVVMPPVYPPFYDTVEEAGGVVERVPLAASDAGWKIDLPGVEAALAGGARAVLLCNPHNPTGTVHTPESLAALADIAEGFGATVISDEIHGPLTHAPTVFTPFLTASEAARRVGYAVTSASKTFNLAGLKCAVMVAGGDPQRSALRSLPWEVEWRTGLFGALSNVAAFSPESDEWLESLLAALAHNRVLLAELLAEHLPHARYLPPDAGFLAWVDLSAYGWGDNPAVKVLRDAKVALHHGPLFGTEGTGHVRINFGCAPELLREAVERIGALARS
- a CDS encoding MFS transporter; translation: MTTASEPATGIWQGRFVWVTVGAVALIFLAAIQSLAVTTVMPVVSADLDGERLYAVAFAGTLATSVIGMVAVGAWCDRGGVLAPLSTAVVLFVAGLLISGLALSMPTLVVGRLVQGLGTGGQTVALYVVVARVYPSALHGRVFAAFSAAWVVPSLIGPFLAGAVTEFLHWRWVFLGVAALTVVAFAMVVARLHGLPLHTDEPATSRVAPRLACAMAVAIGALGLSLAGELGAWAWAAVAASVGVIALASRPLLPRGTLVAGRGLPSVVLMRGLIAGALFGAEIYVPYLLIDEYGFSPTWAGLGLTAAALAWAAAADVQGRFGDRIGNTRITLIGIALLVASLAVAAATALLGLHPAVLIAGWGLAGGGMGLMYPRLTVLTLAYSTPKNQGFNSSALSISDAVGSASSIAVMGLVFTALAGTDAGFPAVFAIAVVLALAALVPGLRLGHAHEVSPAR
- a CDS encoding siderophore-interacting protein, which gives rise to MSDADVPYRFFRARVTAIADVTPSFRRFTFGGDDLGDYGDPGLDQRVKIVFPTRTLGLDAMPTGDDWYAQWRDLPHERRLPFRTYTTRYVRNHLNEVDVDMVSHDVIGPASDWIARARVDDEVLIFAPTAAHSGVSFGIDFVPPARVDAILLAGDETAAPAIAAILEQLPADARGVVAVELPHADDAAYLPQHPGFEYRIGARGDGDRHAHLVESVTDAAARLAPAGTGSEVEEVDVDTDILWEVPRTAKGGAALKSARLYAWLAGEAGAIKALRRHLVSERGVDRRAVAFMGYWRLGRAEN
- a CDS encoding ABC transporter ATP-binding protein, encoding MTASHSLSAEALTLSYGDRTIVEDLDLAIPPGSITAIVGANGCGKSTLLRALARLISPRAGQVVLDGKALHGRPTKEIARTLGLLPQSPLAPEGIAVADLVGRGRHPHQKLLARWSAHDYEVVAGALAATGIEDLADRSVDELSGGQRQRAWIAMALAQETDILLLDEPTTFLDVAHQVEVLDLLTDLNRERGTTIVMVLHDMNLAARYSDHLFALRAGRIIANGAPGDVMTSELIREVFDLDALVVPDPVSGSPIVLPRGRHHVSAAQPATASFGVPASS
- a CDS encoding iron chelate uptake ABC transporter family permease subunit encodes the protein MITGRRRRARRRTAVTVALAVGVVLVFAASLMIGKTFYGLDDVVRVILGETVPGASFTVGELRLPRAVLAILEGAAFGIAGVTFQTMLRNPLASPDIIGITAGASAAAVFGIVILSLNDTAVSILAVAGGLLTALAIYLLSNKGGFAGTRLILIGIGVAAMLDAVVTYVLSKAASYDLQAAMRWLTGSLNGATWSAVLPLALASLFLVPALLSRGRDLNVMRLGDDAAASLGVRLQSTRVITIVAAVALLAFATAATGPIAFVAFMAGPIAARIVGPGGSLLLPSALVGALLVQLADLVGQFAFDSRYPVGVITGVLGAPFLIYLLIKTNRAGGSL
- a CDS encoding iron ABC transporter permease, which gives rise to MAVIETSAPAPDAATLRRPAAVRLAWLAVCLVVLAALCVASVAFGVRDVGLGDIVAGLAGDTSGVAQAAVVARLPRTVLAIAVGAALAMSGAAMQAVTRNPLADPGILGISGGAALAVVIGIAFFGMSDPYAFIAASIIGAGGAAVFVYTVGSLGRGGATPLKLALAGAATSAAFMSLVSAVLLPRVDLLETFRFWQIGGVGGATWDRIATILPVLLIGAVVTIACGRGMNSLALGDDVATGLGEHVMRTRLIAAAGAVILCGAATAIAGPIAFVGLIIPHLCRLLVGTDHRWLLPFSAVAGAALLVAADVVGRVIARPDEIEVGILTALIGAPFFIWIVRRQKVREL